The Lactuca sativa cultivar Salinas chromosome 2, Lsat_Salinas_v11, whole genome shotgun sequence genome includes the window atttttctcgtatgttatattaaatattttatatataaatttgtaaCTTTTTAAGTTTACTGTCAAATATAGAAAATAATATAAGTGTAAGTGTATATTAATAGTTGATTAAATAAATAAGGATAAAATACATGTTAAcataatattattttatcttttgatTTTTATGTTTAAGGGTGTAAACGAGCCTAGTATGatcaagctcgagctcggctcgtttaatttTGAAGAATCTCGAGCTCGAGCCCAAGCTCGATTCGAGTCTTAAAATGAAGATCGAGCTCGACTCATGAACAATTTATTGAGCTCGCGAACCTAaacgagcatatatatatatatatatatatatatatatatatatatatatatatatatatatatatatatatatatagcatcaTTTGAGAATTCATAGTTTCCCGAAAACTCGGGAACTAAACAAGAATCGTTAGATTAAAATAATAAAAGGCTAAGATGCATTGTGGTAGTTTTATAAATACTTGGTAAAAAGAAGACACGGGGGCATCTAATTAGAAGGAACCAGGGGCGTTTCAGGGATAACATCAACCCCaccctctttctctttctctatcTCCCCCTTCGTCCCGCATTTCTCTCCAGATCGATTGTAGAAATCGATTTGTAACGCTACAACCATCGATAGTTTATCTGCTGCCACCAGTCTCCTATGGAATTACACCTACAATCGCTCACGACAATAATGAAATCGATTTATACAATCAGCGGATCTTCATCACTTTCCTCCAGCCTTCATGTTTCATCCAAGCAATCAGTACAATCGATTTCTTCAGATCACATGTTGTTGAACGTCGATTCCACTTGTATTCTCACTGATCACGTCTTCGGCAAGGTCCGTGAACTCGACCTTGCTCAATCTCGCGTAAATGAAACCCTAAGCTTCTCGTTGGAGCTCTTAAAGCTCGTAAGAACGACATTCCTGTGAAGGTTACTCCTCCATTTATAAGTTCAATTTCGATTCTGATGCGATGTTTGGAAATTGTGAAAGTTTGATTCGTTTTTTGTTTTTGGTTTATGATATGGATTTTGTAGACTTTATTGACGATATGCGAGGGTCGTGAAGGTGCAGAGCTATCAGATGGAGATGTATTGCTTTTCCCTGAAATTGTTAAGTACAGGTAATCTACGACTCAGGGTTGAGTGAATGAATTGAGTCCGTCAGCCTCCGAATTGACCTCAAACACGAACTCTTTGACTGTTGATAATTATAAAGGAAGGTTACATCAGATTGAAGATTCAGCGAAGGTAACCTCCGTTCTTCTTTATCTGTTTCGTCTTGTTTTGTTTGattcattttttttctattttctctCAAATTGATTGTATCTGCATGTTGTTCCGAGCTAGTAGTTATATGTTATCATCTACAGTGTGATTTACGTTTATGTTCCTTATTCGACTCTTGATTTgagattttttgtttttgtttcctaCAGAGACCCTAACCAACTGGAGTtgtgttaggcgtgtcaaacccaacaaataaaggggtacaatagactccaaatacGCTGCTTTAATGCagtaaaaagtagtacaaggcaagcagggttgaaccacagagacacgggacaaaagtctataccCCGTTGCGCAAGGTACTTTGATCACAAGAAGGGAGATTTGTTTGCAAAAgtgaaataataaaataacaatcaaCTTTGGAACATGtagaaaatgaaatagatttgtaaacaagttgtaaaagtgcttccagttctagttctcaatgttgttgttcaacttgattatgagTTGATGTAATTCAATATTGCTATTCTAAGctggtactgaaagatattaacacggtctaatacctctcgcttgtcaaattatctaaccaaaatacgctctttgactagacctggcttcactaattcaacctaaacacgctcttagattgtattgaaaaaccgcattaagttttgtacaagcttcccaacaatgttcatttcttctcatacgctcggaagtgtgaaagcatgtgatatatgttttacaatagaaaacttattgcttgttaccaattattaacttaatagaacgattaggtgccctaaaagttaattaactccACAAAAACTCAATTCATGAAAatggccaatcaaacacaaatcaaatttagggttctagtttaaacaaaaacataatcactagaatagaatcacaaatcaaacatcaaatcatatgcttcaagtcaagcaatcaacatgttctgaacaagaactagaaactagggttcttagccacacatggctaagaacaaatcaagcaAGAAATAAGATGGAAAAAtgtgcaattacaacttacaaatactagaaataatgtttccaaatgattaatGATCAATCCCTTGCAATAACCTTCGAAATCCCCTCTCAAAATGTGCTCTGGTAAGTTGTGTGTGTGTAAAACTGGCCCTTAACCCGTAATATGAAAGGCAGGAAAAATTGCCAAAAGTTGGTTTCtgggtcgaacacggcccgtgttggaCTTAGAGTAAAACTGACACGGCccgtgttcagcatggtcaacagCTCCCATTTTGgtcaacacgacccgtgttggacatagagtaaaactgacacggcccgtgttcagcatggtcaacagCTCCCATTTTGGTCAACACGGCGCGTGTTGATTTTGCAGTGTAAATCCAACACGGCCCCTGTACGCCTCTGGCTCcgaatccaaacttgatttttctaactttttcgttcttcgcccgatcatcccgaaatcttcaccaatgcttcccggCACCTCCCAAAGTGCATTCCAAGCTCCGATTTACCTGGAAAAGACATGAaaatgtgcaaataaggttgttctagacACTAACATGAATTATGATGAAATGTAAGACAAATGAAGGACAATTATGCTAAATAGATGCATAAGAAGGGATTAAAATATGTGCAAAATggtgcacaaaatgcacctaaaaaatctccccaagcttagacctttcttgtcccCAAGAAAGAACAAGAATCAGACAAAACAGGATGATTTTAGATGGCAAAAAGAAACATAGAGCGAAAAGGGACAGAAGGATCCTAAAGGCTAGGAATGAATGCATGCAATGAAAACcatgaaaaagaaagaaaaaaaatgtacaAAAGCACTAAAGAAGAAAAATGTACCAAAAAGAAGTTTAAGACACAAGTAAATCATCTATATAAGTACGATCAGGCTTTACATAAATGTGGCTACAATCAGTAATACCTAGGCAACCATCCTGCTTCCTTCCACTTATCACAGACTCCCAAAGTGAGGAAGACCCGAAACGATGTAACCTAATAACCCAACCATAGTTTTATTTAAACTTCATACATTAATTAGCTTTATAGGCGAAAATAACAGAGTTCGGAtctcatgtccttaagactagatgGTCAAGAATCAGAATCGACGCATCCTTAAGAACTCGTCACGGCGAATCAGCTTTTGCTGAAATAGTGAGCCCACCCGAAGGGGCCCAGctcctatgctttcactttttcgagagccacaagtatcatatcacacagttcttCATTCGCCAGATTTGACTTTGAGGCGGCTTTTGATTTTTGATTGACTTGGATTTGTATCTTCATTTTGAGCTTTGAATTCTTcaatcaacttttgaatttctgaaAGTTTCTTCGATTAAGTGCATCTTTTTTTTTGGGTACTGGATATGATAGTTGTACCCATTCTTCTTTCTTGACTATGTGGATCTGATACTTAAGCTCTCTATTACCGCGAGGGTAACGCGTGTCAACAAATAGGTTCGCGTTCTGTGGGTCCAGAGTTGTTGATAAAaattctttttaaacattcagAAGCAAATCATCCTAAAGTTGTTATTACCGCCCACAAAACGTTTTTGTATgccatatttttttattatctaaggCTGGGGTCTTGAATCACGGTGTTTGGGTCCCCTAGTTATGATAGTTGATTCTACACTTCCGGTAACTATCCGGTcactttagtatttttttttcatttaagttCTCGATTTCCCACTTCATGGAGCTATTGTATGTAAAGAATGTCATCATCtcgtactcttttttttttttttttgaaaatgcatGCATGAATATGAAATGCAAAACTGATAAAATgcaaaaacttgaaataaaaacttattattattattattattattattattattattattattattattattattattattattattatttgaatgatgatgatgatgcatgAATGAACCTAAATGCATGAATGAACCTAGTGTACAACtctacccctccccaagcttaaagatAAGCATCGTCCCCGATGCTCGGAGAGGACGGAACAACCTGTTACGGAGGAGGAGACGGGTGGTGCACGGTTGGGTAAGAGTCCAAACAATCCCAAGTGCACACAAATTGAATTTTTAAGCAAAATATGGACAATTAAAGATATGGAAAGAATTTACCGAATCGTTCTTGGAGTCTTGCAGTTGGTGGTGAGAACCTCCAATTCAACCTCCCAAAGCTTGCCTACATGAAGTATCAAGTCCAAAAGCACAAAATAAATTGTGAAAATTTCGGACCTAGGGGTTCTTGGAAGAGAGAAATTGTTTTGGGGGTGAGTTATGGGTGTATGGAGTGGTAAAAACTGATTTTTATACTGAAAACACATTTGTTCTGCAGTACAAACACGGCCCGTGTTCTTTTAGTGTAAAATCACACGACCCATATTAGgggtttaaaattttgaaaatggtTGAACACGGACCATGTTGGGCATAAGGGAAAAATGACACGGGCCGTGTACCCCTCTGACTGCGAAAATGTTTGCCTCGcttgaacacgacccgtgttcaaTATAAGGCAAAAATGAACACGGGCCGTGTACGGCTCTGTTTGCCACTTCCCACTTTTTGAACCCAAAAAATTTCCCTCTCATTCAAATGAAATGGTTTTGCATCCTGAGGTCTATTTGGTGATTTAAAAACATGCTTAAATGCATTTGGAACATTAAAAACCAAAAAATCAAAGAAATggaaatgtttttaaagaaaaagacaaaaatacctcCGGGTTGCCTCCCAGTTAGCCGCCCTTATTTTAAGTCATTGGCTCAACGTTGCCCCCGAATATGCTTCGTTCTAAGTATGTGGGCCTCTCCAGCACATCAATCTTCTTGCCACCTCCTTTAACGGAACCTTCAACCTTCCTTTGGCTTTCTTTTTGTGCATAAACCAAAAAGGACTTAACTCTTTAATATCAGAGATTGTCCACTCAATCCTTTTTTGGTATTTGTTCGGCGGGGTTATCAACTCACTCTCTTCCTTCTTCGATAGTTTATTTGAGTTGATGACCGGTTGAGTGCTCTCCTTCTCGACATGTATTAGCTTTAAAGGGTCCGGTGGAGGTTTTGCTCCTGGATCTTGTGCTTGTTCCACAGGTGGAAGGAATTTGGCTTTCGTGTTAGGTGGCTTGGGTTTCATATCATCAGTCCTTATATGCTTCTTGTCATCAATAAACTCCAAAATCTCCAGCACCTCATTATTCATATCGAACTCCTTTGCAATCTCCTTGGCTTTGTCCCTGTCTAGTTTTTGTGACAAAACTAACTCCAGAAATTCATTGTTAGACAAATTTAAGCCCTTTTTAGTTGAGGGCTGGATCAAATTCACAAGATTGACAGACTGAACATCTGAAGGAACCTTTTTTGCTTCATGAACATTGAAGTTGATAACTTCACCATCAAATTCCATAGTTAAAGTTCCATTGTAGACATCAATTTTTGTTTTAGAAGTTTTAAGGAAAGGTCTACCCAAAATTATGGAACTTGAACTTGGAGAGTCATCATCTCCCATATCTAAGACATAAAAATCAGTCGGGAAAACAAATTCATCAACTTGCACTAACACGTCCTCCAATACACCTTTTGGATGTACCAAAGACCGGTCAGCAAGTTGGATGATCACACCGGTTTTGCTCAATGTTCCTACACCAATTGATTTAAAGATAGAATATGATAGGAAATTTATGGATGCACCTAGATCAAGCATGGCTCGAGGTACATAAAGATTCCCCAATTTGCATGCCATGGTAAAGACATTGGGATCATTGCACTTTGGGGGCATCTTTTTTTGCAAAACTGCAACATTTTCCCCAACTTTTACGATTTGGTTtcctttcaatttctttttagATACACAAAGATCCTCAAGGAACCTTGCATACCTGCTTGATGGCCTCGAGGAGTGGGATGTTAATGTGAACTTTCTGGAACATTTGCATAATCTCACTCTCCCCCCGTTCTTTCTTTGTTCTATTTATTCATTTGGGGAATGGAGCAGGTGTGGCTTTAGACTCAATGACGAAGGGCTTCTTTTCAGTTGTTTTatcttccttcttctcttctttggtTGCCTCTTCGACCactatttcttcttcttcttgaccaACCGACACTTTTGGACTATTGTAGCTCTTTCCGCCTCTCAAAGTGATGGCACACACGTTGTGCCTTGGATTCGTTTCAGTTTGGGCGGGCAACTTTCCTTGAGATTCTAGTTTGCTTATAGAAATAGCAAGCTGTGAAACTTGTTGCTCTAAGTTCTTTATACTTGCTTTTGTGTCTTGTTGGAGAGTTTGGGTGCTGGTGGCCAAACTCTTCActatgtcctctaaggacatacCTGATGAACTCGTTTGTTGAGGAGGGTTTTGTGGTTGCCTTGGCTGGAAGTTTTGTGGTGGAAAGGTGGTCTttgttggtattgatttggttgaCTTGGTTGATAACTTCCGTATTGATTTCCTCCCCAACCTTGATTGTTGTTCCATCTTTGGTCGCCCCGTGGCTGATTGTATCCTCTTTGATTTGATCCGGAATAACCTCCCATGGCTTTTGATTCTTCATAATCCTCATCTTGAAGTTGAGGGCACATGTCAGTTGGGTGCCCTACTTGAGTACAAATACCGCAAGGGCGGGGTGTGGGCTGCACACCTTTATCTTTGGCTAGCATCATAACCACTTTCGTAAGCTCGGACAATTAAGCTTCAATTTGAGGAGTCTAGACTTCCTTTACACCTCGAGGTGCATccgtgtaccattcttcatcatggGTTGAATGTTTAGAATCTTCATCCATATTCTTGATTAAGTTGCGGATTTCGGTTAGAGTCTTATCGGGAAAAGATCCGCCACTCGAAGCATTAAGAAGCCTTCTTTCCATTGGGGTCATTCCTTCAATGAAATATTGGAGGAGTTGGTACTCGGTAATTCCATGCTTGGGACAACGGGCACAAAAGCTTTTTAAACCTCTCCCAATATGTATGAAAGGCTTCTCTCTTGTGTTGTTTGATCCCAATTATCCCTCTTCTTAGGGCTGATGCTTTCATTTCTGGGAAGTATTTGTCTAAGAAGAGGCATGCAAGGTCTACCCATGTGTTGACCGTCCCCAGTGGGAGGTCATAAAGCCAATCTTTTGCTGAGTCTTGCACTGCAAAGAGGAATGCCCTAAGCTTAATTTGGTCCTCCGTGACATTGTGTGGTTTCATTCCAACACACATAACATGACACTCTGTGAGGAGCTTGTGGGGATCTTCATTTTATGATCCTCTAAAAGTTGGGAGGAGGTGGATAAGACCGGATTTTAGTTCAAGGTTTGTGGCTGCTGGATAGGTGAtgcaaagaggttgttgagtaacCTCTTGCCTCGCCCATTGGCAAAGGGTTTGTTCGGGTGGTGGGTTTGGAGGTGGATTCCCTCCATGGTTATCTCCCATGGTATGAGTAGGAGTTGAGGTTTATGCGGTAGTAGTGTTTGAGATAGTGTGAGTAGGCGAAGACGGTGGAGTGGTATTTTTAGGCGAGGATGGTTGCGATGAGAGTGAGAGACTTTCTGTTTCTGATGTGGATACACTTGATAGGGGTAAGTCCTCCCAAATGTTGATGACCGGAGGAGTAGATGACGAAGAAGTCCCGGAAACCGGTTGCCTCTTACAAAGCTTGGCTTGATCCGTATTCTCCTTGCAGTCTTCTCTATCTCTGGATCAAGTGGCAATTGTGTACCTGTACGAAAAGATCTTGGCATAAAACtattagtaacaccgtgtccccgaCAACGACAccaatttgttaggcgtgtcaaacccaaaaaATAAAGGGGAACAATAGACTCCAAATACGCTGCTTTAATGCagtaaaaagtagtacaaggcaagcagggttgaaccacagagacacgggaaaAAAGTCTATACCTCGTTGCGCAAGGTACTTTGATCACAAGAAGGGAGATTTGTTTGCAAAAgtgaaataataaaataacaatcaaCTTTGGAACATGtagaaaatgaaatagatttgtaaacaagttgtaaaagtgcttccagttctagttctcaatgttgttgttcaacttgattatgagTTGATGTAATTCAATATTGCTATTCTAAGctggtactgaaagatattaacacggtctaatacctctcgcttgccaaattatctaaccaaaatacgctctttgactagacctggcttcactaattcaacctaaacacgctcttagattgtattgaaaaaccgcattaagttttgtacaagcttcccaataatgttcatttcttctcatacgctcggaagtgtgaaagcatgtgatatatgttttacaatagaaaacttattgcttgttaccaattattaacttaatagaacgattaggtgccctaaaagttaattaactccACAAAAACTCAATTCATGAAAatggccaatcaaacacaaatcaaatttagggttctattttaaacaaaaacataatcactagaatagaatcacaaatcaaacatcaaatcatatgcttcaagtcaagcaatcaacatgttctgaacaagaactagaaactagggtttcttagccacacatggataagaacaaatcaaacaagaaataaGATGGAAACAtgtgcaattacaacttacaaatactagaaataatgtttccaaatgattaatGATCAATCCCTTGCAATAACCTTCGAAATCCCCTCTCAAAATGTGCTCTGGTAAGTTGTGTGAGTGTAAAAATGGCCCTtaacccgtaatatgaaagaCAGGAAAAACTACCAAAAGTTGGTTTCtgggtcgaacacggcccgtgttcagcatggtcaaTAGCTCCCATTTTGGTCAACACGACCCATGTTATACATAGAGTAAAACTGACATGACCCGTGTTTAACATGGTCAACAGCTCCCATTTTGGTCAACACATCCCGTGTTGATTTTGCAGTGTAAATCCAACACGTCCTGTGTACGCCTCTGGCTCcgaatccaaacttgatttttccaactttttcgttcttTGCCCGATCATCCagaaatcttcaccaatgcttcccaACACCTCCCAAAGCGCATTCCAAGCTCTGGTTTACCTGGAAATGACATGAaaatgtgcaaataaggttgttctagacACTAACATTAATtatgatgaaatgcaagacaAATCAAGGACAATTATGCTAAATAGATGCATAATAAAGGACTAAAATATGTGCAATATggtgcacaaaatgcacctaacCAGTTGGTattatttgttgtttttgttaaatAGACATCTTGAATTAAttggttgtatgtggtatttgaaTTAATTGGTTGTATGTATATTTGTTTTAAATTGGTGATTAGGTTTATATCTATTACTCTATGCCATTTGCTTATGCTAATATGTGCATATGAAACATAATTTGGCATAAAAAGTGTTATCAATATTCGTTTTGTAGCGATCGTTTTCCGaggtataaatttatttaaatcCTCAAgttttatttgggctattatagaATTATATATGGGAATGGGATTTTGTTTTAGGCCAAATTATAGCCTGCCCATAAGCAGTACGCGAGGCATAACCCgctgtacgcagggcgtaaggTTTAAATGAAACGCGTGGATGAGAggcgtacgcgcagcgtaccatagtgtacacccagtgtacgtggccaagggaaaaaccctaattttagggtttgagatgtatttaaaccccattatagcctcccatttggcCTCCTCACTTATCACTCaccccagagaaaccctagttcgtcccTTTTGCTCCTTGCTTGtatgtgtttgatctttgagcttatttttgtgaagaagaagaagaagaagagaagtggaagaagGAGAACTTCAGTACCTTAAGCTCATAGATCTAGGATCATTCCTTCATTTGGCATtcaaaagaggtataaagctttcaaCTTTCCTCTTGTGagtttagatctaggagttttggaagtttggacctttttaggtccaaaggagGGACCTTTATCTTACAACTTCGTTTTTGGAGCTTAGGATTGCTATCCTTGAAGCTCAAGTGTCCCCATAGCAGTAAAGTTTTGATCTTTGAGGCTTATTTGGAACCATGCATAAGATCTAGTtggttttatggaagtagaatgttaaTTGTGAGagtttgagcctttatgagacttgtaagccatcaagtaagcaactttatggcttaagttgTTGAATAAGCTTAGCATCTGGAATTGTAGCTTCTGGAtcggattattaagcacttaatgaaatgTTGGATTAACagggctgtacgctgggcgtacaaggaagtACACGCCGCGTACAGGCCACCAGCCAGTAGGCTTAGCGTACCTTGGTGTACGCCACGCGTACGCCACCAGTTTGGGCTTCGAgtgttgggcctcggtgtgggcctATTATGGGGCCATAGATGGACTTAGAAGGGATTGAGGTTTGGACCATGTTGGGTcccacaccatagtaggggtaaaatggtcattttacccatagaggAATCCCTATTCTGATTTAGTATTAATTTCCCTTTATAGGTGGGAAGCAGCCGGAGCAGCCGTCAGGGATTTCTTATTCAGGATTACAGCAGTCAGcgtcacgaggtgagtttcctttcagtaggaacgggtctaaggccacaatgccggcccatctaactagcagtagtttccggacttcggtccgacgcagtAGTTaggatgtttgatgccttcgtggctcagacaggttttatggattatgtgttccgggctacggcccgatgcagtatgcagtttatgtgttcatgctagttgatatgtttatgctatgctatgttattctcagtcagttccggactttggtctgatgcaggggacaaggtcccagtcagttccggacttcggtctgatgcagtttccggacttcggtctgacgcagagggcaaggccctggttagttccggacttctgtccgacgcagtttccggacttcggtctgatgcagagggcaaggccctggttagttccggacttcggtccgatgcagtttccggacttcggtctgatgcagtgggcaaggcccagtatgtgttattatgttattgtatggtatgtggtagtttgggggagctcactaagctttgtgcttacagttttagttttggtttcaggtacttccgcaagtaaaggaaAGAGCttgggttgatggcatcgcacacaccacgacttcagtttgtcctgggagttgtttTAGCTTTTCATAGATGTGGTTTGATACAGTTTCCTCTTGATACTTTGCTATTGTTTTGAGATATTGACGTACGAGTTTTACTTTATGATAGTAATATGGTGATTttagaaatcattaaacaaaaatttttgggtcgtattttggaacgttacaagttggtatcagagccttggtttgagggattcggatacacttttgggtgtgtctgaactcaaactaaggaaacggtaaagattttcaaaagaaaaaaaaatgttttcgaaaATGATATTTGAAAAAGAAATTAGAAGAAAGAGGAGTTTTTATAAAAGGAAAAAGGGTTTGGTGTATgcgatcaaccgagctcaagtaagaactcccaaattaccatacaagttatattatgattatttattttagtttcagtagaacagcatgctagaataggactaaagaTCTAGgtggatgccttatgtgcctgctatctgtgtttcagctttatgagaattgcatgctagttttgaGTATACAGCAGaatgatagcctgtttaggttatgcttgatagtaggagcttagcattgtatgctagtatagtttccCATTACGAGGATGGAATTGCTTGAGTAGTCTCCtatgtctgaatgctacttgctgtatgctttgtgggactctaagtgatgggagttagccattaggtgaatgtgtcacgtcacatgtgaatATGGTTGAATAATTTGAGAGTGTTAGACttagccctattgcgcagctcttctttgagtctaactgttgtagggacgagtcttctactcgaaggattatctgagcctcgccgcatgtgatggtatttaggtgATGGCTAGTTGGCATCGCAAGGAGGCCTTCAACAGTTGAGGACTGGATCGGGTATAGTCAGAtaattccctagggcaagcctaggatgggagTAGCAGAGATCATTAGCAGTATTTGtaacttggtggagtcaaggcagtacttgaggaaagtacggatagatgtggaaggtagtgtgggcccgtactacttgaggaaagtatggagcagtgttgatgcagcgatgTCGTGTGatagcctacgcctcgagacagttgaagcctcacgaggttaATTATCCTACttatgatttagagttgggggcagtggtgttcgccctcaaggtttggagacattacctctatggggtccattgtaccatctacacggatcacaagagcttgaggtacctcatggatcagccaaatctgaacatgaggcagaggcgatggttaaatgtgttgaaggattacgactatgagatcttatatcacccagggaaggccaatgtagtggccgacgccctgagtcgcaaAGCGGCAGCGGCCCCGATCaaagatatttgtttgaggatgactgtgattaCTCTATTGTTGGAGCAAATCAAAGGGGCGCAGGCCGAGGGCCTCAAGGATGAGAGACAGAAGTGTAagaggattgtgggccgagtagcttcttttgactaCAATAGTCGAGGAT containing:
- the LOC128132308 gene encoding uncharacterized protein LOC128132308; the encoded protein is MPPKCNDPNVFTMACKLGNLYVPRAMLDLGASINFLSYSIFKSIGVGTLSKTGVIIQLADRSLVHPKGVLEDVLVQVDEFVFPTDFYVLDMGDDDSPSSSSIILGRPFLKTSKTKIDVYNGTLTMEFDGEVINFNVHEAKKVPSDVQSVNLVNLIQPSTKKGLNLSNNEFLELVLSQKLDRDKAKEIAKEFDMNNEVLEILEFIDDKKHIRTDDMKPKPPNTKAKFLPPVEQAQDPGAKPPPDPLKLIHVEKESTQPVINSNKLSKKEESELITPPNKYQKRIEWTISDIKELSPFWFMHKKKAKGRLKVPLKEVARRLMCWRGPHT